ATAGCTTCATCACTGGATAAAGTAGAAAGTCTAAAACCGTGTTCTATACCAGCAGGAGAATCAAGAATAACAAAATCAAATTCTTTTTTCAGTTTGAGAACTATATCCCTTAAATCCTCAATTTTTATCTCTTCCTTCATCCTCGTTTGCGCTGCAGGAAGAAGATAGAGTCTATTTTTGAATCTTTTATCCTTAACAAGAGCTTGTGAGAGTTTACATGAACCATCAAGCACATCCATTATTGTGTAAACAATTCTATTCTCCAATCCAAGAACAAGATCAAGATTCCTTAAGCCTATATCAACATCAATAAGAACAACCCTTTTTCCTTTAAGTGCAAGACCTGTTCCAATGTTTCCTACAATAGTAGTTTTACCAACCCCTCCCTTACCAGAGGTTACAACAATACTTTTTCCCAAAAAATTTCCCTCCTTTAATTAAAACTTATCTCTTTCTATACTGTCTTGCTTTTCTTGCTCTATGAAGACCTGGTTTCTTTCTTTCCTTTATTCTGGCGTCAAAGGAAAGTAGTCCTTTAGATTTTAATGTTTGTCTTAAAGAAGGCTCTAAATCAGAAAGAGCACGGGATATGGCATGCCTTATTGCCTGAGCCTGGGAACTTTTTCCTCCTCCCTCTACCTTTACCACAACATCATATCTTCCTTCTCTGCCTGTTTCTTTGAATGGCTGTAGAACTACAAGTCTATGGAATAAAATTGGAAAATACTCTTCAAAGGACTTCCCATTAACTGTAATTGTTCCATTACCCGGACTCAACTTTACTCTTGCAATAGATGTTTTTCTCTTTCCAGCAATTAGTGGACTCATTTCTCCTCCTTATATGGTATAGGATTCTGTGCATTATGAGGATGCTCATTGCCAGCATAAACTTTGAGTCTCTTAAGCATCCTGTATCTTAGTTTATTCTTTGGAAGCATCCCTTTAACAGCACTCCTTATAGGAAAGTCTGGGTGTTTTTTAATCATATCTCTAAACCTTGTTTCCTTCAGGCCACCTGGATAACCCGATGCGTGGTAATAAATTTTTTCAATCTCCTTTTCACCAGACACCTTTATCTTATCTGCATTAATTACTACAACATAATCACCCGAATCAGCGTATGGAGTATAATCTGGTTTGTGTTTACCCATAAGCAATTTCGCAATAACAACTGCAATTCTGCCAAGCGTCTTATCCTTGGCATCAATTAACCACCAATTTCTAACCACATCTTTTGGTTTTATAAGAGTTGTTTTCATAATTCCTCCTAATTCCTATTATCTGATATACTACTTTCAAGTTTTGTTCCTTCAAATTATACCATAGACACAAAACATTTCAAATTATACCACATATTCATTTAAAACCTTCCATTTGTTTTCAAATCCTACGCCTTCAAAAATTAACAATTTCCTCTTCAGCTTCTTTCCGCCTCCATACTCTCCTATTTCTCTATTACTTTTTATAACCCTATGGCAGGGAATTAGTATTGGAAAGGGATTAAATTTCATAACATTTCCAACTGCTCTTGCTCCTTCTCTCACGCCAACCTTTTCTGAAAGTTTTTTATATGTGCTTACCTTTCCTCTTGGTATATCCTTAGTTTTAATAAGGACTTTCCTCTGAAAATCCGTTAAATAAGAGAGATTCAAAATTTTTAAATCCAATTCCTTTCTTCCATAAAAAACATCAATAACAATTTCTTTAACAAAAGAATTACTTGTTTCTTCCTCCACTTCTTTGTTAAGAATTTTTACTCTTTCAATTAACTCCTTTTTTCTACTGTAAATCACCAGTATGGTGAGAAATTCAAGGTTTATAAATATCTCCTCAAAGCCCAAGTTCATCAGAAACTTCTTTCATTGAGTTTAGAGCAATTTCAATAAATTCAGAGAGAGGAATACCAAGTTCTGTCTCACATGTCTTTATTTGCTCCCTATTTGCACCTTTTGCAAACTCCTTTGCCTTAAATTTCTTTTTAACTGATTTTACCTTCACACTCGCAAGTTTTTTATCAGGCATTACCAATGCAGTAGCTGTGATAAGACCAGAGATAGGATCAGCAGCAAACAATGCTTTAGCCATGAGGGAGTTTCTTGGTATTCCGTGCCTTTCATTATGTGCCTCAACGGCGTTTACAAATTCTTCATCAAAACCCATCTCTCTTAGCATTTTGCCTCCAATTAAGGAGTGTTTATCTGGATCATTCATGGTTTCTCCATAATCTATATCATGAAGGAGACCGCATAACTCCCATCTTTCCTCGTCTTCACCAAAATATTTTGCCAGTCCTTTCATTATAGCACCCACCGCTATGGAGTGTTTTACAAGATTCTCATTGTTAAGTTTCTCCTTGATAAGTTTAATAGCTTCATCTCTATTCATTCTCAACCTCCACAATCATACTTATCTCCACACATGAGTTCAATGGGAGTTCACTCACTCCCACAGCAATTCTCGCATGCTTTCCCCTTTCTCCAAACAGTCTCACCAATAAATCGCTTGCACCATTTATAACCTTTGGCTGATCGCTAAATCCTTTCTCTGAATTTACAAAGCCTTCCAATTTCACAACTCTTTTTACCTTATCAAGTGAACCTATTTCTTTCTTCAGGTTGGAGAGAAGAATCAATGCACATTTTTCTGCCTCTTTATATGCCTCATCTATATCAAGATCTTTTCCTACCTTTCCCTTCTTACCTGATATAACACCTGAAAGAAAAACGAGCTTACCTGATTTTACAACAGGAAGATATGAGCCAACAGGTTTAGATGGTTCGGGAAGTGTAATACCCATATCTTTTAATTTCTCCTCAATCATTTAATCACCTCCAATTCTTTACTTACTTCTTTAAAGAATTCATCAATATCTCTTCTTACTACTAAATAAGGAGTTATAAATTTTAAATTTATATCTCCACTGCCAACAACAATTATCTTTCCCCTTGTAAACTGAGGAAGCAAAGATGCGGGATAGACTTTTAAAGATGTTCCTATTACGAAGAAGAGATCTGCTCTCTTTGATAACTCAACTGCCTTGTCAAAATCCCTTACCCCCTCCTTAAAGAATACTATATCAGGTTTTATAACACCTCCACACTTCTCGCACTTTGGAATCCTCTCTTTAAATATCTTCTCCTTCATATCCTCATAAGAATACTTTTTTCCACATTGAGTGCAATGAGAAGTTAAAAAGGTTCCATGCAGATTAATAATATTTTTTGAACCACTTTTTTCATGAAGTAAATCTATATTCTGGGTGATGATAGCTTTAAGTTTGCCTTGAGATTCAAGTCTGGCAAGGAAGGTGTGCGTGAATGTGGGCTTCACCTTTTCTAAAAGAGAAACAAATTCCCTTGCAAAATTATAAAAGGGTAGTGGATCCATAAGGAAATAATCTATATCAAAAACTTTATCCGGATCATAGATGCCAAGAGTATAGACTCCCTTTGGACCTCTAAAATCTGGGATCCCTGCATTTGTTGATATACCTGCACCAGTTAAAGCAACGATAAATTTAGAATCTTTAATAAGCCTTGCTGTCTCCTTAACTTCATCCATCCTAAATAGATTTTAACACAACAAAGAATCAATGAATAATAACTAAACAAAGTTCGAAATGTTAATTCAATTTTCCAATATGTTATGGACTTATACAATTACTTGACAAAAGAGAAAATTTTATTAGAATAATATAGCAGGGCGAATGGCTCAGTGGTAGAGCACTTGCTTCACAAGCAAGGGGTCACAGGTTCGAATCCTGTTTCGCCCACCACTGAGCGATACTTGCGGGGTCGTGGTGTAGTGGTCTAACACGCCAGCCTGTCACGCTGGAGATCGCGGGTTCGAATCCCGTCGATCCCGCCATGCGGGAGTAGCTCAGGGGTAGAGCACCACCTTGCCAAGGTGGCTGCCGCGGGTTCGAATCCCGTCTCCCGCTCCAAAAAGTCTCTTCCCAACTTTTGCCAGCGTAGCTCAGAGGTAGAGCAACTGATTCGTAATCAGTTGGTCGCCCGTTCGAGTCGGGCCGCTGGCTCCAGAACTAAGGAGGATAATATGAACACACTTATTTACCCACTTGTTGCTGGAATTACTGGTGTTGTTTTTTCTGTTATTCTCATATGGGATGTATTGAGGAATCCAGAAGGAACAGAGGAAATGAGAAAGATCTCCATAGCCATCAGAAAAGGTGCATCTGCTTTTCTTGTAAGAGAATGGAAGGTAATGAGTATAATAGTTCTTATCTTCGCTGTAATTGTAGGTATTCTTATTCATCCGTGGGTCGCAGTTTCCTATATATTTGGAACATTCCTTTCTGCCTTCTCTGGTTTTGTGGGAATGACAGTTGCAACTCGGGCAAATGTAAGAACAACAAATGCAGCAAGACATTCAGCTGGAAAAGCTATTGATGTTGCCTTCTCTGGTGGTGCAGTCATGGGTATAACTGTATCATCCTTGGGAATTTTAGGGTTAGTGATAGTCTACTTTATTGGTGCCAATTTTATAAGATCAACCAGTGTGCTTTCATTAATCACCGGATACTCTATGGGTGCGAGTTTCGTTGCACTGTTTGCAAGAGTGGGTGGTGGAATATTCACTAAAGCTGCAGATGTTGGAGCAGATCTTGTAGGAAAAGTTGAAGCAGGGATACCTGAAGATGACCCAAGGAATCCAGCCACAATTGCAGACAACGTAGGTGATAATGTTGGTGATGTGGCTGGAATGGGAGCAGATTTGTATGAATCGTATGTAGGCGCAACAGTATCATCAATAGTTATTGCCC
The window above is part of the Caldisericia bacterium genome. Proteins encoded here:
- a CDS encoding Sir2 family NAD-dependent protein deacetylase, yielding MDEVKETARLIKDSKFIVALTGAGISTNAGIPDFRGPKGVYTLGIYDPDKVFDIDYFLMDPLPFYNFAREFVSLLEKVKPTFTHTFLARLESQGKLKAIITQNIDLLHEKSGSKNIINLHGTFLTSHCTQCGKKYSYEDMKEKIFKERIPKCEKCGGVIKPDIVFFKEGVRDFDKAVELSKRADLFFVIGTSLKVYPASLLPQFTRGKIIVVGSGDINLKFITPYLVVRRDIDEFFKEVSKELEVIK
- a CDS encoding RidA family protein codes for the protein MIEEKLKDMGITLPEPSKPVGSYLPVVKSGKLVFLSGVISGKKGKVGKDLDIDEAYKEAEKCALILLSNLKKEIGSLDKVKRVVKLEGFVNSEKGFSDQPKVINGASDLLVRLFGERGKHARIAVGVSELPLNSCVEISMIVEVENE
- the minD gene encoding septum site-determining protein MinD codes for the protein MGKSIVVTSGKGGVGKTTIVGNIGTGLALKGKRVVLIDVDIGLRNLDLVLGLENRIVYTIMDVLDGSCKLSQALVKDKRFKNRLYLLPAAQTRMKEEIKIEDLRDIVLKLKKEFDFVILDSPAGIEHGFRLSTLSSDEAIVVTTPEITAIRDADRVIGLLESMEIFNPKLIINRVKFDMVKKGEMLDWKDISDILSVEVIGLVPEDEYVTISTNMGEPAILNDKSPGGREMMNIVRRMLGEDVPIIEEKPKEGFLNKLSHLFKKER
- the rplM gene encoding 50S ribosomal protein L13, whose translation is MKTTLIKPKDVVRNWWLIDAKDKTLGRIAVVIAKLLMGKHKPDYTPYADSGDYVVVINADKIKVSGEKEIEKIYYHASGYPGGLKETRFRDMIKKHPDFPIRSAVKGMLPKNKLRYRMLKRLKVYAGNEHPHNAQNPIPYKEEK
- a CDS encoding HDIG domain-containing protein produces the protein MNRDEAIKLIKEKLNNENLVKHSIAVGAIMKGLAKYFGEDEERWELCGLLHDIDYGETMNDPDKHSLIGGKMLREMGFDEEFVNAVEAHNERHGIPRNSLMAKALFAADPISGLITATALVMPDKKLASVKVKSVKKKFKAKEFAKGANREQIKTCETELGIPLSEFIEIALNSMKEVSDELGL
- a CDS encoding MGMT family protein translates to MNLGFEEIFINLEFLTILVIYSRKKELIERVKILNKEVEEETSNSFVKEIVIDVFYGRKELDLKILNLSYLTDFQRKVLIKTKDIPRGKVSTYKKLSEKVGVREGARAVGNVMKFNPFPILIPCHRVIKSNREIGEYGGGKKLKRKLLIFEGVGFENKWKVLNEYVV
- the rpsI gene encoding 30S ribosomal protein S9, which gives rise to MSPLIAGKRKTSIARVKLSPGNGTITVNGKSFEEYFPILFHRLVVLQPFKETGREGRYDVVVKVEGGGKSSQAQAIRHAISRALSDLEPSLRQTLKSKGLLSFDARIKERKKPGLHRARKARQYRKR